From Camelus dromedarius isolate mCamDro1 chromosome 12, mCamDro1.pat, whole genome shotgun sequence, the proteins below share one genomic window:
- the RAG2 gene encoding V(D)J recombination-activating protein 2: MSLQMVTVGNNIALIQPGFSLMNFDGQIFFFGQKGWPKRSCPTGVFHFDVKHNHLKLKPAVFSKDSCYLPPLRYPATCTFKGSLESEKHQYIIHGGKTPNNELSDKIYVMSVVCKNNKKVTFRCTEKDLVGDVPEGRYGHSIDVVYSRGKSMGVLFGGRSYIPSAQRTTEKWNSVADCLPHVFLVDFEFGCSTSYILPELQDGLSFHVSIARNDTIYILGGHSLANNIRPANLYRIRVDLPLGSPAVNCTVLPGGISVSSAILTQTSNDEFVIVGGYQLENQKRMICNIISFEDNKIEIREMETPDWTPDIKHSKIWFGSNMGNGTVFLGIPGDNKQAVSEAFYFYMLKYAEDDVNEDQKTFTNSQTSTEDPGDSTPFEDSEEFCFSAEANSFDGDDEFDTYNEDDEEDESETGYWITCCPTCDVDINTWVPFYSTELNKPAMIYCSHGDGHWVHAQCMDLAERTLIHLSEGSNKYYCNEHVEIARALQTPKRVPPLKKPPLKSLHKKGSGKILTPAKKSFLRRLFD, from the coding sequence ATGTCACTACAGATGGTGACAGTTGGTAATAACATAGCCTTAATTCAACCAGGCTTCTCATTAATGAATTTTGATGGGCAAATTTTCTTCTTTGGCCAAAAAGGCTGGCCCAAGAGGTCCTGCCCCACTGGAGTTTTCCATTTTGATGTAAAGCATAATCATCTCAAACTGAAGCCTGCAGTTTTCTCTAAGGATTCCTGCTACCTTCCTCCTCTTCGCTACCCAGCTACTTGCACATTCAAAGGCAGCCTAGAATCTGAAAAGCACCAGTACATCATCCATGGAGGGAAAACACCAAACAATGAGCTTTCAGATAAGATTTATGTCATGTCTGTTGTTTGCAAGAATAACAAAAAAGTTACTTTTCGCTGCACAGAGAAAGACTTGGTAGGTGATGTTCCTGAAGGCAGATATGGTCATTCCATTGATGTGGTGTATAGTAGAGGGAAAAGTATGGGTGTTCTCTTTGGAGGACGTTCATACATACCTTCTGCCCAAAGAACCACAGAAAAATGGAATAGTGTAGCTGACTGCCTGCCCCATGTTTTCTTGGTGGATTTTGAATTTGGGTGCTCTACATCATACATTCTTCCAGAACTTCAGGATGGGCTATCTTTTCATGTCTCCATTGCCagaaatgataccatttatattttAGGAGGACATTCACTTGCCAATAACATCCGCCCTGCCAATCTATACAGAATAAGGGTTGATCTCCCCCTGGGTAGTCCAGCTGTGAATTGCACAGTCTTGCCAGGAGGAATCTCTGTATCCAGTGCAATCCTGACTCAAACAAGCAATGATGAGTTTGTTATTGTTGGTGGCTATCAGCTTGAAAATCAAAAAAGAATGATCTGCAACATCATCTCTTTTGAGGACAACAAGATAGAAATCCGTGAGATGGAAACCCCAGATTGGACTCCAGATATTAAACACAGCAAGATATGGTTTGGAAGCAACATGGGAAATGGAACTGTTTTCCTTGGCATACCAGGAGACAACAAACAGGCTGTTTCAGAAGCATTCTATTTCTATATGTTGAAATATGCTGAAGACGATGTGAATGAAGATCAGAAAACATTCACAAATAGTCAGACATCAACAGAAGACCCAGGGGACTCTACTCCCTTTGAAGACTCGGAAGAATTTTGTTTCAGTGCAGAAGCGAATAGTTTTGATGGCGATGATGAGTTTGACACCTATAATGAAGATGATGAGGAAGATGAGTCTGAGACAGGCTACTGGATTACATGCTGCCCTACTTGTGATGTGGATATCAATACTTGGGTACCATTTTATTCAACTGAGCTCAACAAACCTGCCATGATCTACTGCTCTCATGGAGATGGGCACTGGGTCCATGCCCAGTGCATGGATCTGGCAGAACGCACACTCATCCATCTGTCAGAAGGAAGCAACAAGTATTActgcaatgagcatgtggagatagcAAGAGCACTGCAAACCCCCAAAAGAGTCCCACCCTTAAAAAAGCCTCCACTGAAATCCCTCCATAAAAAAGGTTCCGGGAAAATTCTTACTCCCGCCAAGAAATCCTTTCTTAGAAGGTTGTTTGATTAG
- the RAG1 gene encoding V(D)J recombination-activating protein 1: MAVSLPPTLGLSSAPDEIQHPHIKFSEWKFKLFRVRSFEKAPENAQKEKQDSSEGKPSLEQSPAVLGKAGGQKPALTQPALKPHPKFLKKPPDDGKARDKAIHQANLRHLCRICGNSFNSDGHNRRYPVHGPVDGKTQVLLRKKEKRATSWPDLIAKVFRIDVKADVDSIHPTEFCHNCWSFMHRKFSSAPCEVYSPKSETMEWHPHTPSCDICHAARRGLKRKSQQPNLQLSKKLKTVIDRAKQARRRKRRAQARISSKELMKKIASCSKIHLSTKLLAVDFPAHFVKSISCQICEHILADPVETSCKHVFCRICILRCIKVMGSYCPSCQYPCFPTDLESPVRSFLSILNSLTVKCPAQECNEEVSLEKYNHHVSSHKESKETFVHINKGGRPRQHLLSLTRRAQKHRLRELKLQVKAFADKEEGGDVKSVCLTLFLLALRARNEHRQADELEAIMQGRGSGLQPAVCLAIRVNTFLSCSQYHKMYRTVKAITGRQIFQPLHALRNAEKVLLPGYHPFEWQPPLKNVASSTDVGIIDGLSGLSSSVDDYPVDTIAKRFRYDSALVSALMDMEEDILEGMRGQDLDDYLNGPFTVVVKESCDGMGDVSEKHGSGPAVPEKAVRFSFTIMKITIAHGSQNVKVFEEAKPNSELCCKPLCLMLADESDHETLTAILSPLIAEREAMKSSELMLEMGGILRTFKFIFRGTGYDEKLVREVEGLEASGSVYICTLCDATRLEASQNLVLHSITRSHAENLERYEVWRSNPYHETVEELRDRVKGVSAKPFIETVPSIDALHCDIGNAAEFYKIFQLEIGEVYKNPSASREERKRWQATLDKHLRKKMNLKPIMRMNGNFARKLMTKETVEAVCELVPSEERHEALRELMDLYLKMKPVWRSSCPAKECPESLCQYSFNSQRFAELLSTKFKYRYEGKITNYFHKTLAHVPEIIERDGSIGAWASEGNESGNKLFRRFRKMNARQSKYYEMEDVLKHHWLYTSKYLQKFMNAHNALKNSGFTLNSQGSLGDLLDLEDSPESQDVMEF; this comes from the coding sequence ATGGCTGTCTCTTTGCCCCCGACCCTGGGACTCAGTTCCGCCCCTGATGAAATCCAGCATCCACATATTAAATTTTCAGAGTGGAAATTTAAGCTATTCAGGGTGAGATCCTTTGAAAAGGCCCCTGAAAATgctcaaaaggaaaagcaagattCCTCCGAGGGGAAACCCTCCCTCGAGCAATCTCCAGCAGTCCTGGGCAAGGCTGGTGGTCAGAAGCCAGCCCTGACTCAACCAGCATTAAAGCCTCACCCAAAGTTTTTGAAGAAACCCCCTGATGATGGGAAAGCGAGAGACAAAGCCATCCACCAAGCCAACCTGAGACACCTCTGCCGCATCTGTGGGAATTCTTTCAACAGCGATGGGCACAACAGGAGATACCCGGTCCACGGGCCTGTGGACGGGAAAACCCAAGTCCTTTTgcgaaagaaagaaaagagagccaCTTCCTGGCCAGACCTCATCGCCAAGGTTTTCCGGATCGATGTGAAGGCAGATGTGGACTCGATCCACCCCACTGAGTTCTGTCATAATTGCTGGAGCTTCATGCACAGGAAGTTTAGCAGTGCCCCATGTGAGGTTTATTCCCCAAAGAGTGAAACCATGGAGTGGCATCCCCACACACCCTCCTGCGACATCTGCCACGCTGCCCGTCGGGGACTCAAGAGGAAGAGTCAGCAGCCAAACCTGCAACTTAGCAAAAAACTCAAAACTGTGATTGACCGAGCAAAACAAGCCCGTCGGCGCAAGAGGAGAGCTCAGGCAAGGATCAGCAGCAAGGAACTGATGAAGAAGATTGCCAGCTGCAGTAAGATACATCTTAGCACCAAGCTCCTGGCAGTGGACTTCCCGGCACACTTTGTGAAATCTATCTCCTGCCAGATTTGTGAGCACATTCTGGCTGACCCTGTGGAGACCAGCTGTAAGCATGTGTTTTGCAGGATCTGCATCCTGAGGTGCATCAAAGTCATGGGCAGCTACTGTCCCTCTTGCCAATATCCCTGCTTCCCTACCGACCTGGAGAGTCCGGTGAGGTCTTTTCTGAGCATCCTGAATTCCCTGACTGTGAAATGTCCAGCACAAGAGTGCAATGAGGAGGTCAGCTTGGAAAAATACAATCACCATGTCTCAAGCCATAAGGAATCAAAAGAGACTTTTGTGCATATCAATAAAGGAGGCCGGCCCCGCCAGCACCTCCTGTCCCTGACCCGGAGGGCTCAGAAGCACCGTCTGAGGGAGCTCAAGCTGCAAGTCAAGGCTTTTGCTGACAAAGAAGAAGGTGGGGATGTGAAGTCGGTGTGCCTGACCTTGTTCCTGCTGGCGCTGAGGGCGAGGAATGAGCACAGACAAGCAGACGAGCTGGAGGCCATCATGCAGGGACGGGGCTCTGGTCTACAGCCAGCTGTTTGCTTGGCCATCCGCGTCAACACCTTCCTCAGCTGCAGTCAGTACCACAAGATGTACAGGACTGTGAAAGCCATCACGGGGAGGCAGATTTTCCAGCCTTTGCACGCCCTTCGGAACGCTGAGAAGGTCCTCCTGCCGGGCTACCACCCCTTCGAGTGGCAGCCACCTCTGAAGAACGTGGCTTCCAGCACCGACGTGGGCATTATCGACGGGCTGTCCGGACTGTCCTCCTCTGTGGATGATTACCCGGTGGACACCATTGCCAAGCGCTTCCGCTATGATTCAGCTTTGGTGTCTGCTCTGATGGACATGGAAGAAGACATCCTGGAAGGCATGAGAGGCCAGGACCTTGATGACTACCTGAATGGCCCCTTCACCGTGGTGGTGAAGGAGTCTTGTGATGGGATGGGAGACGTGAGCGAGAAGCACGGGAGCGGGCCTGCAGTTCCGGAAAAGGCGGTTCGGTTTTCCTTCACGATCATGAAGATTACCATCGCGCATGGGTCACAGAACGTGAAGGTGTTCGAGGAAGCCAAGCCGAACTCTGAGCTGTGTTGCAAGCCGTTGTGCCTGATGCTGGCCGATGAGTCTGACCACGAGACCCTGACGGCCATCCTGAGCCCCCTCATCGCCGAGAGGGAGGCCATGAAGAGCAGCGAATTAATGCTGGAGATGGGAGGCATCCTCCGGACCTTCAAGTTCATCTTCAGGGGCACCGGATATGACGAGAAACTTGTCCGGGAAGTGGAAGGCCTCGAGGCTTCTGGCTCAGTCTACATTTGTACTCTGTGTGATGCTACCCGCCTGGAAGCCTCTCAGAATCTTGTCCTCCACTCCATAACCAGGAGCCACGCTGAGAACCTGGAGCGCTACGAGGTCTGGCGGTCCAACCCTTACCACGAGACGGTGGAAGAGCTGCGGGATCGGGTGAAGGGGGTCTCGGCCAAACCCTTCATCGAGACGGTCCCGTCCATCGACGCGCTCCACTGCGACATTGGCAACGCGGCTGAGTTCTACAAGATCTTCCAGCTAGAGATAGGGGAGGTGTATAAGAATCCCAGTgcctccagggaggagaggaaaagatggCAGGCGACCCTGGACAAGCACCTCCGGAAGAAGATGAACCTGAAGCCCATCATGAGGATGAACGGCAACTTCGCCAGGAAGCTCATGACCAAAGAGACGGTTGAAGCAGTCTGTGAATTAGTTCCCTCCGAGGAGAGGCACGAAGCTCTGAGGGAACTGATGGACCTTTATTTGAAGATGAAACCCGTCTGGCGATCGTCATGCCCTGCTAAGGAGTGCCCAGAATCCCTCTGCCAGTACAGTTTCAATTCACAGCGTTTTGCTGAGCTCCTCTCCACCAAGTTCAAGTACAGATATGAGGGCAAGATCACCAATTATTTTCACAAGACCCTGGCCCACGTCCCTGAAATTATTGAGAGGGATGGCTCTATTGGGGCCTGGGCAAGCGAGGGAAATGAGTCTGGCAACAAACTGTTCAGGCGTTTCCGGAAGATGAATGCCAGGCAGTCCAAGTACTACGAAATGGAAGATGTCTTGAAGCATCATTGGTTGTACACCTCCAAATACCTGCAGAAGTTTATGAATGCTCATAATGCGTTAAAAAACTCGGGGTTCACCCTAAACTCACAAGGAAGCTTAGGGGACTTGTTAGACCTAGAGGACTCTCCAGAATCTCAAGATGTAATGGAATTTTAA